One region of Miscanthus floridulus cultivar M001 chromosome 19, ASM1932011v1, whole genome shotgun sequence genomic DNA includes:
- the LOC136528260 gene encoding uncharacterized protein, producing the protein MKREGRQHGTVRISRSKVLKTAAAAADAEAAAEPLAVAATEKAAAKLTNASRSTGKCRRPRCAGCHAHPVTKARDKAKGAHKLRACDVALNHRLVSWRVVDQGEGVPEYRGKSASSLLAYLAGGNSWHEEDDDAAGEGGIGAPDAGLSDLYDIFVGRRADDDADGLEVDPDPAARDTDVDDVGEIQAIGEQGLLLDGQEDGDDEKDEDDDDMGFCMVGITIAVEFSDGEEDWIVVEEI; encoded by the coding sequence ATGAAGAGGGAAGGGCGGCAGCACGGCACCGTCCGGATCAGCCGCAGCAAGGTGCTGAagaccgccgccgcagccgccgacGCCGAGGCGGCAGCGGAGCCGttggcggtggcggcgacggagAAGGCGGCGGCGAAGCTGACGAACGCGTCGAGGAGCACGGGTAAGTGCCGGCGGCCCCGGTGCGCGGGGTGCCACGCGCACCCCGTCACCAAGGCGCGGGACAAGGCCAAGGGCGCGCACAAGCTCCGCGCCTGCGACGTCGCTCTCAACCACCGCCTCGTGTCCTGGCGCGTCGTCGACCAGGGCGAAGGCGTCCCCGAGTACAGGGGCAAGTCCGCCTCCTCCCTGCTCGCTTACCTGGCCGGCGGCAACAGCTGgcacgaggaggacgacgacgccgCAGGCGAAGGCGGGATAGGAGCGCCCGACGCCGGGCTCTCTGACCTCTACGACATCTTCGTCGGCCGCCGCGCCGACGACGACGCCGACGGCCTCGAAGTCGATCCTGATCCGGCGGCGCGTGATACTGACGTAGATGATGTAGGAGAGATTCAAGCAATTGGAGAGCAGGGGCTGCTGCTGGATGGCCAGGAAGATGGGGATGACGAGAaggatgaagacgacgacgacatgGGGTTCTGCATGGTCGGAATCACCATCGCGGTGGAGTTCTCCGACGGCGAGGAGGACTGGATCGTGGTGGAGGAGATCTGA